In the genome of Pseudomonas putida, one region contains:
- a CDS encoding MFS transporter translates to MRTLDVQAIIDNARFTPFHWMVMAWCGLLLIFDGYDLFIYGVVLPVIMKAWGLTPLQAGALGSYALFGMMFGALAFGSLADRIGRKKGIALCFALFSGATILNGFATSPGEFGIYRFIAGLGCGGLMPNAVALMNEYAPKRLRSTLVAIMFSGYSLGGMLSAGVGIYLLPRFGWESMFFAAALPLLLLPVILYYLPESIGFLVRQGRVKEAGALLKRLDPDCDVQADDVLQVVERKAKGASVAALFREGLAVRTLALWLAFFCCLLMVYALSSWLPKLMANAGYSLGSSLSFLLVLNFGGMAGAIFGGWLGDRYNLVKVKVAFFLAAALSISLLGVNSPMPVLYGLIFIAGATTIGTQILLYAGAAQLYGLSVRSTGLGWASGIGRNGAIVGPLLGGALMGINLPLQLNFIAFAIPGAIAALAMAVHLASGRRHGLVAPAQA, encoded by the coding sequence ATGCGAACCCTCGACGTCCAAGCGATCATCGACAATGCCCGCTTCACGCCCTTTCACTGGATGGTCATGGCCTGGTGCGGCCTGTTGCTGATCTTCGACGGCTATGACCTGTTCATTTATGGCGTGGTTTTGCCCGTCATCATGAAAGCGTGGGGGCTGACCCCATTACAGGCCGGAGCACTGGGCAGCTATGCGCTGTTCGGCATGATGTTCGGCGCCCTGGCATTCGGCAGCCTGGCCGATCGCATCGGCCGCAAGAAGGGCATTGCCCTGTGCTTTGCGCTGTTTTCCGGGGCGACCATCCTCAATGGCTTTGCCACCAGCCCCGGCGAGTTCGGTATCTACCGCTTCATCGCCGGGCTCGGCTGCGGCGGCTTGATGCCCAATGCCGTGGCGCTGATGAACGAATACGCGCCCAAGCGCCTGCGCAGCACTTTGGTGGCGATCATGTTCAGCGGGTATTCCCTGGGCGGCATGCTCTCGGCGGGTGTCGGCATCTACCTGCTGCCACGCTTTGGCTGGGAGTCGATGTTCTTTGCCGCGGCGCTGCCGCTGCTGCTGTTGCCGGTGATTCTCTACTACCTGCCGGAGTCCATCGGTTTTCTGGTGCGCCAGGGCCGCGTCAAGGAGGCCGGCGCGTTGCTCAAGCGCCTGGATCCAGACTGCGACGTGCAGGCGGACGATGTGCTGCAGGTCGTGGAGCGCAAGGCCAAGGGCGCTTCGGTGGCGGCGTTGTTCCGCGAGGGCCTGGCGGTGCGCACCCTGGCACTGTGGCTGGCGTTCTTCTGCTGCCTGCTGATGGTGTACGCGCTCAGCTCCTGGCTGCCGAAGCTGATGGCCAATGCCGGCTACAGCCTGGGTTCGAGCCTGTCGTTCCTGCTGGTGTTGAACTTTGGCGGCATGGCCGGGGCGATCTTCGGCGGCTGGCTGGGGGACCGCTACAACCTGGTCAAGGTCAAGGTGGCGTTCTTCCTGGCTGCGGCCCTGTCGATCAGCCTTCTGGGTGTGAACAGCCCGATGCCGGTGCTCTATGGGCTGATCTTCATCGCCGGCGCCACCACCATCGGTACGCAGATCCTGCTGTATGCCGGCGCGGCTCAGTTGTACGGCCTGTCGGTGCGCTCCACAGGGTTGGGCTGGGCGTCGGGTATCGGCCGCAACGGCGCCATCGTCGGCCCGCTGCTGGGCGGTGCGCTGATGGGCATCAACCTGCCGCTGCAACTGAACTTCATCGCTTTTGCCATTCCTGGAGCCATCGCCGCGCTGGCCATGGCCGTGCACCTGGCCAGTGGCCGGCGCCACGGCCTGGTCGCGCCTGCCCAGGCCTGA
- a CDS encoding muconate cycloisomerase family protein encodes MTSPTIDRLEAIIVDLPTIRPHKLAMHTMQQQTLVILRLRCSDGVEGIGEATTIGGLAYGYESPEGIKANIDAHLAPALIGLPADNINAAMLKLDKLAKGNTFAKSGIESALLDAQGKRLGLPVSELLGGRVRDSLEVAWTLASGDTARDIAEAEHMLEVRRHRVFKLKIGANPVEQDLKHVVAIKRELGDRASVRVDVNQHWDESQAIRACQVLGDNGIDLIEQPISRINRAGQVRLNQRSPAPIMADESIESVEDAFSLAADGAASIFALKIAKNGGPRAVLRTAQIAEAAGIALYGGTMLEGSIGTLASAHAFLTLRQLTWGTELFGPLLLTEEIVAQAPQYRDFQLHVPRTPGLGLTLDEARLARFARH; translated from the coding sequence ATGACAAGCCCGACTATCGACCGGCTGGAGGCGATCATCGTCGACCTGCCGACCATCCGCCCGCACAAGCTGGCGATGCACACCATGCAGCAGCAGACCCTGGTGATCCTGCGCCTGCGTTGCAGCGACGGCGTGGAGGGCATCGGCGAGGCCACCACCATCGGCGGGCTGGCCTACGGCTACGAAAGCCCCGAGGGCATCAAGGCCAACATCGACGCGCATCTGGCGCCAGCGTTGATCGGCCTGCCGGCGGACAACATCAACGCTGCCATGCTCAAGCTCGACAAACTGGCCAAGGGCAACACCTTCGCCAAATCCGGTATCGAGAGTGCGCTGCTCGATGCCCAGGGCAAACGCCTGGGGCTGCCAGTCAGCGAACTGCTCGGCGGGCGGGTGCGCGACAGCCTGGAAGTGGCCTGGACCCTGGCCAGCGGCGACACCGCCCGTGACATCGCCGAGGCCGAGCACATGCTTGAGGTGCGTCGCCATCGGGTGTTCAAGCTCAAGATCGGGGCCAATCCGGTGGAGCAGGACCTCAAGCACGTGGTGGCGATCAAGCGTGAACTGGGCGATCGCGCCAGCGTGCGGGTGGACGTCAACCAGCACTGGGACGAGTCCCAGGCCATCCGCGCCTGCCAGGTGCTTGGCGACAACGGCATCGACTTGATCGAGCAGCCGATCTCGCGCATCAACCGCGCCGGCCAGGTGCGCCTGAACCAGCGCAGCCCGGCGCCGATCATGGCCGATGAGTCGATCGAAAGCGTCGAGGACGCCTTCAGCCTGGCCGCCGATGGCGCCGCCAGCATCTTCGCCCTGAAGATCGCCAAGAACGGTGGCCCACGCGCCGTGCTGCGCACCGCGCAGATCGCCGAAGCCGCCGGCATTGCCCTGTACGGCGGGACCATGCTCGAAGGCTCGATCGGCACCCTGGCCTCGGCCCACGCATTCCTTACCCTGCGTCAGCTGACGTGGGGCACCGAGCTGTTCGGGCCCTTGCTGCTGACCGAAGAGATCGTCGCCCAAGCGCCGCAGTACCGCGACTTCCAGCTGCACGTGCCGCGTACGCCGGGGCTGGGCTTGACCTTGGACGA